One Betta splendens chromosome 5, fBetSpl5.4, whole genome shotgun sequence genomic window, GTCCTTTATTTCCTCCATTTTTAGGATTGTAATAACACAAGTAAAGAAAACCCCGAGGGCATCATCTGCAGCTCTCGCCTCTGTACCATTCACCTGACTCCAAAACACACATCAGCCGAACAGGCACCGGAAGCGACGTTCGTCGTTTGCCTTAAGTTTAGACCAATAGAAAAACCGCAGTTTAACAGTTTAACCAATCAGCTTTCCAACTTTGGCGAAAAAGGCGGGACTTAAAGCCCATAGCAACGTTTGGTTGCTTGGGAGTGGTGGCGGCGGTTGATTCAACATGGCGGCAGCAACAAGAAGAGTTGAAAGTTCGGGGATATTTTGGATGAATGGAGGTATCTGCAATTTTACGGcattttattcacttttttgCCTATTGTCCCTTAACATTAATCGTACTAGTGGTTGTCAAAACTAAGCCGATAAACTCTTATATTGTCAGTGCCGAGATTTAATTCTGAGGAAGTGAGACAGCTACGCTAGTTAGCTAACTGTCAATTAAGTTGTTGTCTAAATGTTAAAGACAGATTTTCCTTTTTGAGACAAGTTGTATTCTTAATTTATATGTATCGTAATTCTTAAGCACGCGACTTAACACAGaggcttctgctgcagcactaGAACGCTATATGTCAAAACGCTTGTCAGTAACGGTTTTTACTGACAGCCCTGAACCCTTCTTCTCTTCCCATCCTCGTAGCGTCCGATGACGAACAGCCATTAGCCTATGTTCCTGGTGAGTGTTAATAATATTTTGGACACATTTTAAAGAGACAGCGGCAGACTTTGCAACTCATGTTTACGTCTAACAAACTTTACCAACGAACCGTTTTAGGAGTGGACACTGATCTAATGCCAGGCAGCATCAGTTTCTCCAGCAAAGGAGGAACTAAGACTCGAACCAGACGTTCTGCCTACAAAAAAGAGGCTACACTGAAGAAATCCAGCAAGACACATGTCCACTTACAAAACGGGTCCTCCATTAAGGAAAAAGCTTGCCAGaacattgctgctgctgccagagaTCACACTTCCTCCCCAACCCTGGAAACGtttctccctccatcacaggtAAGCTTTAGTTTGAGTAGGATATTTTCTCTACATTAATGAAAGGAATGTGGGAAATCTGAATACTTGTACACAATGAAAGAAGAGCATATTCACTTATCACATATTCTCTGTACAGGTAATCTCTGAAGCCAGCAGAATTCCGAGCCAGGTTTGTTTAAAGGACCTATGTGCTGAAGATAAGCGGCGAATTGCAAATCTCATCGAAGAACTCGCCAGGTAGGCAGCAGTGTATGACGGTGAGCCCTGAGCCAGCGCTGCTGTGCatatgactgttctaagctgaaCAGTTTAAAGGGACAcctaatttacatttttaatgttgtCATTTATAATTGTAGATCACTTGTTGATGTGCTGTTCTTTATTTCCTGCCCAGAGTTAGCGAGGAAAAAGAGGAGTCAATGCAGCGTCTCAAAGAGGAACAGGAAAAGTTTGAGTGCAAGATCCAACAACTGGAAGAGCGAAATGTGTTAATTGCACAGGAGAGGGAGAGTATCCTTTTTAAAACATACGCaccaattaaaaacaaaacacttttttaatttttgctcTAGCTTTTGCTGCACTTCTAATTGGCATGTCCTTGCACTTATTTCGTTTCGTATTGCAAAAAGCATTACTGGTTCAAAGTATGAATCTATACAGGTCTGTTGATACATAGGGATTTGAATCACTAGTTGTGTCTGAACTCTCTTTAGGGAATATAGGTATGTTTAATATTTTGGAAGGATCAGGTTTTGATTGCTACAAATCTGACATTTAATTGCTGGTAactattgtttttttgtgctgctCCATGAGAATGTCTGCAGGGGGCACTGTTGTCTTGTGTAAGACGTTGCTCAATCTTTAGCCAATACCCTTCAATTTTACACAAAAGGCATGGAAATAGAGCAGATGCATGTAAATTATTTGAtgcctgctgctgttgtgttttgctAGTATTTGTGGCTGATCCATTATTGTGTACACAATCAATTTCATGGTTGGAGCCATGGCCCCAAACTATCTAAATCATCTTATCGTCCAAAGATGAATTTTGCTGTTTACCGAGAACACTATGGTGTTTGCTTTCaccatgtgtgtttgtaaccCCTCCTGGATGCTGAGCATTAACTTTGGAATCACTCATTTTGTCCTTACACAATGAGAACAGGTGGGGACGCTGAGTTTTGATTGCCTACAACAAATTCACTGGAGTGAAATATAGTGATAGTGTGCTGCCACAGTCCACATATTGTGTGTACAGCAATTTTGCTCAGGTCAAATCAAAGTATGGCCAGCAGTCAATTTAGGTTAAAAATGCTGTGAAATATGAAGAGTAATTGACCCAACTGGTAAATTGCACGATTGGCAACGGCGGCGGGGAAAATTAGGAAAGCACAACTCAATTAAAAGCACTTTGGCTCGAAGACTTGGCATTTACACCAAACTTCTAAACTCCATTAAAATGGTATTTGAGAGGAAAAAGCATTGGGATCCAAGCACCTCAGGGGGCATAATGTAGTCTTTTAAAGTGCGTGCAAGACTCACGAAGGCTCTTCTCAGGCATAAGGTTCCAGCACTTCTCCGAAAGGTTAAGGAGACACCAAAGGCAAACACATTGAATGAGAGTCTTGTCAAGTCTAATTCCATTACGCCTGAGCTTATCTTATCTAACCAAGATTCAGGGTTGTCAGGAGTATAAAGAATGTAGGGCTATACCTTAGCCCCAAGCCACCTAGGATGAGAGGGAAAACACACCCTTGATATTTGGGTGTTCAGCTGACATTTGGAACTGACTGGCACAGTGTACTGAATTTATGTTTTAGAAAGGAAGAATGCCTTTTGTACTTCAAGGCATGCTTGCATGGGTAGAAGTCAAGGTGGTGTTATTAACACAGTGCACCGCTGTACTTGCTGTATCCAGGGGAAGGCACAGCTGGTGCTACAGCTAATGCCATCTATTGAGTTGGAAACAATTGGAGGGAATCCTGAGGCCATGAAGAGAAGGGAATAACAGCCATGTTAGGATATGTCATTGGAAAAAGCTACATGTTGTGATAGAGGATTGCCAGAGCCAAATCCATTTTTAGCCTCACAGGTTTTAGAGGGATGACATTTACAATGAGGAAATCTGGTTCTATCAAGTGTGCTTTTTCTGATAAGCATACATCAGAAGGTTGCTTTGGAGAATTCATATGCCCAGCATGCTGTCATGTGTTGTCATGATCTGGTCTGCGTTGTTTGTAGCTTTCATTCAACAAATGTGATGGTGAATCCAAGGGCTGTAAGGTCTGCTTTAGTGGAGGTGTTTGAGTACTGTCTGAGTTCCCGTAGTTCTGACAACTTGAAATGTTATTGTGTTGAAAGTCTTTTTTCAAAAATTAGGAAATTCTCTGAAGATGAAGAACTGAAAATAAAGGAACAAACGGAGCTGCTGTCATTTTAAATTTGATCACAAATGGGATCACAAGTAAAAAGCTATACACTGTTTAGATTTAAAACTACATTTAAAACAAGAACTATGTCTTGGTTCATTGTGTGGCTTGCACTTAGTGGCTCTGCAACAGTTATGTGAACTGTCTTTTTCTATTAATCCCTCATCATTGCTtccacacattcatacacatcAGTCTGCGCCCTCGTTTCCCTCACATTCCCGCTCAGACTCAATCTGTTTGGCACAGTGTGCTAAAGCAGGCTTTAAAATATTCCCCCCTCCTGTGCAAATTTGTTCCACCTTGAAGTggatttcattatttcatttgaGCCTCAGCCTGACAGGGAAGTGAATCATTTTGACAGGCCCTGTCTGAAGCGTCTTCAACCCAAGCCCTTGATTCTGAGTATTTTTGGTACATGGGAGGGAGTAAGTCATTGTGGGCCCTTTGCTGCTCTGATGTAAACTAGGATTCTGAGTGCTTGGTGGTCACTGGCTAGTCCAAGGCTGAAAAGGAAGCATGCTTTGTTCCGATTGGGGCCGAAGAAGTGGAATTTTCTCTGTATTATCTGGTAACCTGTTAACTTATTAACAGTTAACTGATGCTATCAAGACACTATGATCCTGTGAACATATTTGTCCACTCAGTGTGTATTGTGTATGGTCTACACCATACTCAATATGTAATAGGCTTTGTTCTCCAGTGTGCTACTCTAATAACATTGAGACATTAGCTTTAAGAGAACTTTTCAAATTGGGCTTTAATCTGTTTAAATATGAGCCTGGTGCATTTCTTGAATCAACACAACTTTCTACCTTGGAATAAGGTGAGGTATGGCTCTATAAGCATATTCACTATCTCCCTTTCAAGACCCTGCATAAATAGACCTCCCAGCACCCGTTTACACGATGTGATGTCCTTCTGATGTCCTTAAGCTTACCATATAGCACTACGTCCACGGATATTATCAGTTTAGTGGTAAAGGAGTCTTGGTTAGATGGAGAGTTCAATCAAAACATTTCCTCACATTTTCTCAGTGTTTATGGAATTTGCTGCCTTTGCTTGGTACCTAGTTTTCAgttcacagctgtccctgctttcttctctccctctctctcttcctgtgtttcattttcactgcCTGATTGAAGTCTTCTAACAAGTAAAGTGTTTTCTTATGGAGTCTTCCACCAGCAATTTTTTAATAAGACTATACTTTGAactttgatttttcttttaaaatgtgctttttttccAAACTGATGCTGAGAAACTCATCAGCTGGGTGACCAGGGCCACCATCATAAAAGATATGGCCTGGAGGAATACACTTTATGGTCAGCTTGGGTAGGAGTGTGTGCTtgctttattgtatttgttgtgtgtgcTCCGCTTACATTGCAGTTGGggaattttgtgtgtgtgtgtgtgtactaaaaGAAAGTAAGAGGCTAGGCTAAGGCTGATTattgaatgtgtctgtgtgcagtctCTCAATTCTCATGCTCATTATCTTTGTATGTGCTGGTGTGGCGTGGTGTTGCCACTGTCATTAGTGGGCTCCTGAGGCGCCGCAGTAGTTGCGCTCCAGattagtttttctgcatctgcCAGCTCTCTGTCTGGCAGATAGCCTGGCACGGCACTGCCCAGTTCAGCTCAACACAGCTTGGCCCGACCCAGATGGTGAAAGCTCTCTGTCACAACAACAAGTTTGATTTTTCTGGCTCCTATTCCCTGTCTTTTCAActgttgttttctctgcttttctcaTCCAATGTGTGGAATCAAGATTTTATTTGTCAGTCTAACTCCAGTGTTATACTTGTTTTTTCCTGTTCAAGCAAGAAAACCTTTTTTCATTTACCTAAATTTGCTAATTCGTAAAAACGTTTTAAGACGTGGCCTTTTTTTTCGCAATGCGTTTTTGTTACTTCACTCTaaagatttttttgtgttctgtttagttttgttgttcTACAACTTTGTTAGTATCTTAACCACTGGATCTacaggcctgcagcagcagtacaaagaGTGCCAGGAGCTTCTTGGGCTCTACCAACAGTACCTTTCTCAACAACAGGCTAAGCTCAACCAGTCTATTGCCCAGGTCAGCCAAGTGCAAGCCCGCAGCAATATGTGTAGTAAATGTATATAATTATGTGTGATTAATACCAATTCGCAAGATTTGACAAGAATGCAACACTCTGAAGGTCACACTTTGAAAAGTGACGGTGCCTCTGTTACTTCAATCCGGGCAAGAACAGGTGACTTTGTCAACCTCACCGTCCCATGATGGCTCTGAATAATGTGTGTTTGCCTGCTTTTTGACCCATAGCAAATTAGTCACAGTCCCGTCTCCAGTCAACTATAAGATGGGCTTTCCTCCTCGTGTTTATCTCATAATGTTCCTGACCTTGACTTACCTACCAATTATTCTGTGCTCCGTTAAAAAATGTTCTCATAATCTTGTGGCCACAGTCCAGTTTACAGTTTTGAAAGATGATTTGAGTTTATGCTGGTATAAAACGTAGAACCCTCTAAAGATGAGGTTAACAGTGGGGGAGGCAGGTCATGTGTATATTGACACATTTTGTGGCCCTTAGAGCAGATTACTACAGTTCTCTGTAGTTATGAAGGTTAATCAGAAATTTGTGAGAGGATGCTGGGATATGTGAGCTCCTTTTTAAGCAAACAGCAAAGGCTTTACATCAGCCAAACAAGCAATGAGCAAATAAGGCCGGTATTTGTACCTTTTTAATATAATCTAGTTCATACTCTGGTTTTTACAGTGCAGTCTTGGCAGTTTTGTCTAAAATACCTAAATTGGCCAGAATATGACAATTGTCTGCTTTGCTGTCTGTCCAGGTGCTCAGTACTGAGGAGATGCCCAGCAGAACGCCTAGCAGAAAAGTTGATGGGTCACTTTTTGATGGCTCATATCTCAGCCTTCAAGTGCAAAGGAGCGCTGATGAAGGAAGAGCAGTACAGACCTGCAGCAACCCTGTCTCTGTTTCCTGTGCTACTGCATTGTGTTCAACCCATGGGCAAACCAAACCGCATAGGAGTGATAAAAGAGAGTGCACTGAGCCACACTCGCAGTCCTGCCAAAGATGTGAGCAATGCCAAGTCCAAAACAGTGTCTATGGAACGCATCAGTGCAGAGGCTGCAATGGCCCTCATCTACAAAATGGACAGCAAGACCGCTTTAACAAACGCGACTGTGAAAGGTATAGTAGGACTCTATAGGGGCCTGACGACTTCTACTACttgaatacatttttttttacttttctctaTTTTTTTATAGTCATATTCTATCAGGACAATGAGGAAGAATGTTAGGATATTATGTAAATGAATCACGTATCCACACTCAGGCTTCAGAGTGTGAATGCCATGGGTTTAATGAGCGAGGAAACCCTGACCAGACCTCTGCTGGGTCACGAGGActgggaggagaagaggcaTCAGCTGCTGTTGCAGAAGATGCAGttggagacggagagagagcgGCTGCAGGCACGGCTGATTGAGCAGGAAGAGAGGCTCAAcagacagcatcagcagctacaTCAGACGCATCTTGATTACTCAAGGTATAAATATGCAAGCCACAGAAAAATGATTTGTATCTGGCTCAATGCGAGCTAAAATATAAGGGCATAAATCAATAATGACTTCTAGTATTTAGCCACTAGACGTAACTACATAGTGAAGTATCCTGTTCCACTTTCCTTCTACTGTGTTACTACAATCTGGCCTTTTCTCATTTATTATTCTTCCCCTATGTTCTTGTTAGGTTTGAAAAAGCTACTCAACCTGAACTTAGCAACTCAACCACTAGGACCGGAGAGCCACAGCCGGAGGGTCCCTCCCACCAAGATTTACCCTCCAGGTAAACATGGtagacaggaagacagataCTCAAACTGTAGGCAGATTCTCTTGTGGTCTCTTACACATTCCTACATAAAACATCCATACACATAAAAAGTCACACACATCAAAGTCCGATTTATAAAATGTGTCTGTACTCTGCAGTGTGGCCCAAGATGCAGACTTACCTCCTACAGATCAGCACCTGCATGAAAAATGCTCACAACCTGCGCCTACTCTTAGAGACAGTGGTATCCACACAATTGGTGAGCTCAGATATTGCATGCTGCTCATTTCATCTGTGCTATTGTTTGTTCTAATGGAACACCACTTTGTGTTTCTGGACAACAGAGATCCATGAGCGATCCAGAAGGGACATGGCCACGTCTCCTGCAAAGTCACCCACAAGCCTCAGTAAGCCCACCTCCGTCTCTACAACCCAGAAAACACCAGATGCCAGGTAACACATTAGTGACGCTGTTTATCATAAAAAATTGTAGTGGTTTGTACATATAGTTAAAATCTTTAAACTGTTGTTAACGTTTAACAACAATCCAATCTAGTATCACTAGTTCTGACCTTTCTTGAAGAAGTCAATATATTTTGTCTACATCctcaacatttaaaatatactgCAACCCAAGAATGAAAGTACAGAGTTTAAATGTTTACACTTTTCGTGCCTTAgttgctgcagtgtttccagCTAAATGATGACTTTTCTTAGTCTAGCTAACTTTTCGAGCTGTGAGAAGCTAAATGAAGCTTTTTTCCCGGGCTAGCTAGCGCTGCGGCCAGCCTGTCAGCAGACATGCTGCGTTCCATTAGTCGGCTTAGCAGGGACCCTGCAGCAGGTGTAATTGAACAGACTTCTGGATGCACACACTgccctcccttctctctctgccACATTAATGAGACAGAGAAAGCAAGAGTGAGGCAGAGATGTTGAAAGCGTGTTTGAGGGTGAGTGAGGGGTGAGAGCACTGGATAAAGTGAGAAATGGCAAGCAAGGTTGAGAtgaatagaaatagaaatggTAAAAGGGGGGGGGTCGAAGACATGGATGATTCTCTAAGTGCAAGCATCAGACTTCCCTGAAAGGGAAAGGACATTCATTACCTTATTCTTAGACCCTTTACATGGAAATATAATTAaccttacagtgtgtgtgcattcgCCTGCCTGTGTGAGGACAGGCTTTAAAGCTACATCATATACCAGGAAACACTTTGTAACAGCATTGATCCAGACTTTATTTTCCAGAAACTATCATTTCTCGAGCAGAATTTGTAACATTACATTTCCTTTAGCAAAAACAGTGGCTGTCTTAAGATACAGCATCTGTGAGACAGCTCTCTCCTTATCCTGATTCCTATTCCCTAACCCTATTTCTTCAAACAGCTCAAAGTTCCGATGAGTTAACTCCTAAACGAATCAGCGTGGTCCAAGTTAAACTGTGAGTTCTGACAGATGCCCATTAATTTCAGCCCAGGACCCAGGGTATCAGATCTTATTACCATCCATTTACACATCCAAAGCCTATTAAAATTGTTGGACTCTTAGCTACACTGCCGGTAATGAGGAAGTCTGCCTCCCAGATGCCTTTTGTGGTTTATTTGGAACATGTTTTTTCATGTGCATCTCTTCACATAGTTGTAATCCTTTGGTAATCCATTGATTCGGATTAGACATATgcctttttttgctgttgttcaaAAATCAGCAAACGAAACACGTAAATAAACATTAGTTAATTCTACAAGAAACATATGTCAACATATTGTTTTGACCACTTTCAGTTTTTACTTAacaaaaattaacattttataagAAACCGAAAAGTATAGTTCTTTTACTTTAGTTAAAAAACAATGTGTATCTCACTGTAGGCTTTGGCACCTTACCTGAACTCTGAGCAACCACATGCCCCTCGTGACCATATAATCTTAACCAGTTCAATCTTGAAATGCAAATAGCTGGGGGTTAACACAAAGTGAACTTCCTAATCCCTTCATGAATCCTGTGCTGGCCAGTAATGAGAGAGTTCCGGTGCACCCCGCCCATCTCATCTCCATCTCTCCTGCCATTGCCCGCCTGCTATTGATTGGCTGAGATATTGACATATGGGATATACGTAGTGGCTATCATAGGTTTTTTACCTTGCTGTTTGTACAGCAAATGGAAAGGGGCACTGTGGCAAAATGGCTGTCTTTAATGAAACACCGGCGCTAAATAAGCAGTAAAAGTTAAGAGTGGGAAGGTGGTGGTTTTGTAGAAATTGTATCTGGCCTTACAGAGCTTGTAAAGAGACACGCCATATTGGTGCAGTGGAAGAATAGGGCCCAAAGGTCTTGCACTCAGTAGGGTACATTGCTATATGTACTCAAAGGATATAGGAAGTCTTGTGCTGTTAATTATGATTTGCTTTCTAGTTCTAATCCAGCGTTTACAAAAGCATTTATTGAATTAAATGACATGATCAAATGAAAGTTGATCTTGTGAATGAAGAGTCACTGTAGTATTAATAAAAAGAAGACACTGATCAAAGTGGTCCAACACCTTAGGCCCAAGGCTTTATTTTTAGAGTGACAGAACCCTGTGTTCCTGTTACATTTGtccattcattttctctttATGGATGCAGTAGTAAAATAGATTTCGCGAGACTCCCTTGGGGGATATTAATATCAAGCAGCCATTTACAACTTAACCTCACACTAACTGAAGCCAAGAAATGAAGTTCTTTGTTGTGCTATATACCACTCTAAAAATCTGTTGGCATTTTCTCCAGCTCTCATGCAATCTCTGTGCCACCACCACcgctccctcaccccccccaccccactcaCCCCCATCCCTGCCCAAACTGTACCTCTACCCCCAGCACTCTCCTTGTTATAGATTGTGACCGCCGGTAAGTGATGCATTATTCATTACCAACATGTCGTTTGTTGATGGATGGCTGTTTGAGAGCCCTGTCCGTTAAATAaatcaacaaataaaaatgcaaattctCACATTTCGAGAGAAGGAGCCCAGCCAAAGTCCCTCCCCCACATTCCCTTTATGCCTTCCTCTCTTTCCACAGAGCTGCACTTGCTTCCAGTCCACCTTTTGCGAACATGCACACACTCTGGTCCTCGCTTTCACTCTTCCTCCTTTGCCGCTGACAGGCAGAAGACCAAATTAGGAAGACAGATCTACTCACTTGAGCTTCAGTATCTTTTTAGTTATCATCCCTGAGCTGACTTAATGCTCATTCACTTTCTCACCCTCACACTCAAACATATGCATGCATTAGTTCATAAGAAAAATATAGCCTTATCAAAGTGACTTAGGTGCTGCATGTCTAATGTTTTTTTAGTGTGGAAAAAAATGACACCCCAAGGTCTGTAGTTATGTATAGTTAAGTGTCTACGCTGACCACCCGCATGCATATCAACAAGTACGTGCCAACGATCGTCCTTACCTTGGAGAGCTGTGTGCAGAGCAGCATGATGCAAATCGATGCAGCTTTAAACGAGCAGAGAATTATGTTGGCAACATCAGTGGAGCGTGCTTTAAAGAATTCATGTTTTGTATCTGAAATGGCCGTCGTTCGGCTGTGTATACACTGAATAATTTATCAAGCCAGCCAGACTGAGGGATTGAATCTCTATTAGCTTAATCTCCCCcgttttggtttatttatttcactgCACATTCTCTCATTTCTATTCCGAGAGAGAAAGCACTagcttctctctgtctgtttctctcgcACCTGAAAGAAACCGTTTTTCTGCCAGGACGCCCCAGTAGTTTTTGACTTGTTAACACTGATTGTTAGGGTTCAGCATGCACTTCAACAAGAAAAATGTTGTTAACACTTACAACACACATTTGCTTTGACATTGTGCGTGTTAACCGTTGGAAGGTGAATAACAAATATTTTCGTGCAAGCATTGACATCAGCTTTCTGCGTTCGTGCTGTTGCTTGCTTGATTTGCTTCTGCTCTCATAATTGTAAGGTCACACAGTGGATCTGGCACTAATGAAACATTGGGAGAAAACGTATCTGAAACAGCTCcactttattataaatgtaATGTTAGTTCAACCTTAAATAACATTGCTATGCTattgtataaaaacaaaacaaaacaaagttttacTTATTTTTCCAGGATGGACTTTTCTGTGGTTGAGTTATTGGATATGTTAAGCCCCGTCCCTGCACCTGAGCAAAGCCAGCTGTCCACCCGGAGGACCACATCGGCACAACGAAGGCCAGCCCTCACTGCTCCCAAAGCAGTGTGCAGAAGCCAGCGTACTCCTAATGGACGTTACCCTCAGAGCTCCCAGCAGGACCTAGAGGAAAGCCAAATACTGGAGGatattttcttcatttactGACAAAGAAGTAAACAAGGTGTTGGAAAAATCATTTACTTGAAAATCACCTTGTTTGCCTTACATTTTATAAATTGTTTTCTGCTAACGTTCTTAAATCAGAATGATCATGATGTTGTATATTGTAATGTAGTTATGTAGTGatttttaatgtaaataaacCTAAATGTCACAGTTGTACATTGTCACTCAGAATTTGTTTTATACATAAATTATATAACGTAGGTCATTCTCACCAAGTATATAGTCGGTGGTTTCAAGAAATCTGAAAGAGTTGCAAAGAAACACAATGAAGCATGgacaatttaaataaacaagtaAATATGACACAACACAGGGCACTTTATTCTAGACTGTGCTTTATTATTGGGCTAAGCTGAGACgcatcattcatttaaaattacaaaaaaagagTCCAGGGGACCAGAGAATGGTGCAGTCTGGAGAAACAGGGGCGGGAGCTTAAAGCGCACTGCCCAATCAGAATCTTAGCTCATCAGGAACCCGGCAAAGCTTAATATGCGACATTcatttccccctcctccgtactgtatgtgctgaaaTTGGGAAATTGATTTCCAGAATACTTTCAAAACcatataaattaaaatgtttctagCAACACTACTTCAGAAATAAAAACCTCAACAGCACTAGAAATTATGGTAACTCAGTTTTTTTGATGAGATAGTGCAGTTCTTATTGAATTTTGCTCTTGGTAGAACAGATCAGTTGAACAAGATCAGAGCTCTGTCAAACAATACAAAGCAGAGGAGCAAATAACAGGAGCAACACAAAAACTGGCATTTTATGCATGCAGTTAATAAAGGATTAACATGAAATCAAACAGTAGCTCATTACAAATTTGCAACTTATAGGTCTTCTGCTGTAAATACACATCTAATTGAACATTGTTAAGAGCATGTTTTTAACTAAGAAGGATTTTGACTTCAAAGCATATCAAAAGATTTCAGAAGGGAGGCAAATGACaatgaaagtgaaaatgttACTCTTCCCAATACAGCATTGACTGTTATTTTTTTAGAATAGAATAatatgaattaataattacaaaCATACGTAAGGCTTTAGTATT contains:
- the kiaa1328 gene encoding protein hinderin, encoding MAAATRRVESSGIFWMNGASDDEQPLAYVPGVDTDLMPGSISFSSKGGTKTRTRRSAYKKEATLKKSSKTHVHLQNGSSIKEKACQNIAAAARDHTSSPTLETFLPPSQVISEASRIPSQVCLKDLCAEDKRRIANLIEELARVSEEKEESMQRLKEEQEKFECKIQQLEERNVLIAQERESLQQQYKECQELLGLYQQYLSQQQAKLNQSIAQVLSTEEMPSRTPSRKVDGSLFDGSYLSLQVQRSADEGRAVQTCSNPVSVSCATALCSTHGQTKPHRSDKRECTEPHSQSCQRCEQCQVQNSVYGTHQCRGCNGPHLQNGQQDRFNKRDCERLQSVNAMGLMSEETLTRPLLGHEDWEEKRHQLLLQKMQLETERERLQARLIEQEERLNRQHQQLHQTHLDYSRFEKATQPELSNSTTRTGEPQPEGPSHQDLPSSVAQDADLPPTDQHLHEKCSQPAPTLRDSGIHTIEIHERSRRDMATSPAKSPTSLSKPTSVSTTQKTPDARMDFSVVELLDMLSPVPAPEQSQLSTRRTTSAQRRPALTAPKAVCRSQRTPNGRYPQSSQQDLEESQILEDIFFIY